The following proteins are encoded in a genomic region of Arachis stenosperma cultivar V10309 chromosome 4, arast.V10309.gnm1.PFL2, whole genome shotgun sequence:
- the LOC130976592 gene encoding chlorophyll synthase, chloroplastic-like — translation MASLLKIFSVSPRTSLSSSSSTTTVHSRPPLAPFFPLSFTRRRIAIRAAGNQVDEPNQQTKTGSSFNQLLGIKGAAQETNKCKVRLQLTKPVTWPPLIWGVACGAAASGNFHWDFEDVAKSIVCMMMSGPFLMGYTQTMNDWYDREIDAINEPYRPIPSGAISENEVIAQIWFLLLGGLTLAGILDIWAGHAFPTIFDLALGGSLVSYIYSAPPFKLKRNGWIGNLALGASYISLPWLAGQALFGTLSADIIFLTLLYSIAGFGVGIVNDFKSVEGDRAHGLQSIPVAFGAETAKWISVGAIDITQLLIVGYLLGAGKPYHALALLLLTVPQVIFQFQYFLKDPEKYDVKYQASAQPFLVLGMLVTALASCH, via the exons ATGGCGTCCCTACTCAAAATATTTTCGGTTTCACCAAGaacatcattatcatcatcatcatctaccACAACTGTTCATTCTCGACCTCCTCTTGCACCATTTTTCCCTCTCTCATTCACTA GGAGGAGAATAGCCATTAGAGCAGCTGGAAATCAAG TTGATGAACCTAACCAACAAACTAAAACCGGTTCAAGCTTCAATCAACTTCTTGGTATTAAAGGAGCAGCCCAAGAAACT AACAAATGTAAGGTTCGTCTTCAACTCACAAAACCTGTGACTTGGCCTCCATTAATTTGGGGGGTAGCTTGTGGTGCTGCTGCCTCTG GAAATTTCCACTGGGATTTTGAGGATGTTGCTAAATCAATTGTGTGCATGATGATGTCTGGTCCATTTCTCATGGGATATACACAG ACTATGAATGATTGGTATGACAGAGAAATTGATGCAATAAATGAACCTTACAGACCAATTCCTTCTGGAGCAATATCTGAGAATGAG GTAATAGCTCAAATATGGTTTCTGCTACTAGGAGGCCTAACCTTGGCTGGTATATTGGACATATGG GCAGGGCATGCTTTTCCTACAATATTTGATCTTGCACTAGGTGGATCTCTGGTCTCTTATATATATTCTGCACCTCCTTTTaag TTAAAACGAAATGGATGGATAGGAAACCTGGCCCTTGGAGCAAGTTACATCAGTTTGCCATG GTTGGCTGGTCAGGCTTTGTTTGGGACTCTATCAGCAGATATAATTTTTCTCACACTATTATACAGCATAGCTGGA TTTGGGGTTGGTATTGTCAATGACTTCAAAAGTGTGGAAGGGGACAGAGCTCATGGTCTTCAG TCTATTCCAGTTGCTTTTGGTGCTGAAACAGCAAAGTGGATATCTGTTGGGGCTATTGACATTACACAATTACTTATTGTTG GATATCTACTTGGGGCTGGTAAACCATATCACGCTTTGGCTTTACTCCTCTTGACAGTTCCACAAGTCATTTTTCAG TTCCAGTACTTCCTCAAGGACCCTGAGAAATACGATGTTAAATATCAG GCTAGTGCACAGCCATTTCTGGTACTTGGCATGTTGGTGACTGCTCTTGCAAGTTGCCACTGA